From one Rhopalosiphum padi isolate XX-2018 chromosome 2, ASM2088224v1, whole genome shotgun sequence genomic stretch:
- the LOC132922988 gene encoding general transcription factor 3C polypeptide 6-like isoform X1, whose protein sequence is MMDSNNDSIDTQDFEEIVEETLIHVTVDNADEMSILNANSNVRVLAVDSETPVLQIENKIFHFNEWKYITGTAMFFERKNEVKKIDPLYDNRCGTVLQYIGSTRKCLEMTKKESMNTQYFIFFSTNLEYCKLIFLIPTYMYVLNNFVHYTSIKKKCL, encoded by the exons aTGATGGATTCAAATAATGATTCAATAGACACACAGGATTTCGAAGAAATTGTCGAGGAAACTTTAATTCACGTCACCGTGGATAATGCTGATGAAATGTCCATTTTGAATGCAAACAGCAATGTTCGAGTGTTAGCCGTGGACTCTGAAACTCCAGTATTACAAATCGAAAACAAG attttccatTTTAACGAATGGAAGTATATAACTGGGACTGCTATGTTTTTCGAGCGTAAGAACGAGGTGAAAAAAATTGATCCTCTATATGATAATAGATGTGGTACTgttttacaatatataggttCCACTCGCAAATGTTTAGAGATGACAAAAAAGGAAAGTAtgaatacacaatattttatatttttttctactaattTAGAGTAttgtaaattgatatttttaattccaacatatatgtatgttttaaacaattttgtacattatactagcattaaaaaaaagtgtttataa
- the LOC132922988 gene encoding general transcription factor 3C polypeptide 6-like isoform X2, with product MMDSNNDSIDTQDFEEIVEETLIHVTVDNADEMSILNANSNVRVLAVDSETPVLQIENKIFHFNEWKYITGTAMFFERKNEVKKIDPLYDNRCGTVLQYIGSTRKCLEMTKKESTD from the exons aTGATGGATTCAAATAATGATTCAATAGACACACAGGATTTCGAAGAAATTGTCGAGGAAACTTTAATTCACGTCACCGTGGATAATGCTGATGAAATGTCCATTTTGAATGCAAACAGCAATGTTCGAGTGTTAGCCGTGGACTCTGAAACTCCAGTATTACAAATCGAAAACAAG attttccatTTTAACGAATGGAAGTATATAACTGGGACTGCTATGTTTTTCGAGCGTAAGAACGAGGTGAAAAAAATTGATCCTCTATATGATAATAGATGTGGTACTgttttacaatatataggttCCACTCGCAAATGTTTAGAGATGACAAAAAAGGAAA
- the LOC132921332 gene encoding cytochrome P450 302a1, mitochondrial-like isoform X1: MFIEAQALLPDNNTPVTYGILERAVYAKAVVKEMFRMNPISVGVGRILPEECVFSGYRVPAGSVVVTQNQVSCRREEYFRRPDEFVPERWLKDSVDYQSVSPYLVLPFGHGPRTCIARRLSEQFLQVVLIKIVRNFEMTWTGPKLDSKSLLINKPDGPISLIFKTRD, encoded by the exons atgttcattgagGCACAAGCTCTACTTCCGGACAACAACACGCCGGTCACCTATGGAATTTTGGAGCGAGCCGTGTACGCGAAAGCGGTCGTCAAAGAGATGTTCCGGATGAATCCGATATCGGTAGGCGTCGGCCGGATACTACCAGAGGAGTGCGTGTTTTCGGGATACAGAGTCCCGGCAGGA TCGGTCGTGGTCACGCAAAACCAGGTGAGCTGCCGTCGGGAGGAATACTTCCGGCGACCCGACGAATTTGTGCCGGAGAGATGGCTAAAAGACAGCGTCGATTACCAGTCAGTTAGTCCGTATTTGGTCTTACCTTTTGGTCACGGACCAAGGACGTGTATAGCGAGACGTCTGTCAGAACAATTCCTGCAGGTCGTGCTCATAAAA ATTGTCAGGAACTTTGAAATGACTTGGACAGGACCAAAGTTGGACAGTAAATCTTTATTGATAAACAAACCGGACGGACCGATATCTTTAATATTCAAGACCAGAGACTga
- the LOC132921332 gene encoding cytochrome P450 302a1, mitochondrial-like isoform X2: MFIEAQALLPDNNTPVTYGILERAVYAKAVVKEMFRMNPISSVVVTQNQVSCRREEYFRRPDEFVPERWLKDSVDYQSVSPYLVLPFGHGPRTCIARRLSEQFLQVVLIKIVRNFEMTWTGPKLDSKSLLINKPDGPISLIFKTRD; this comes from the exons atgttcattgagGCACAAGCTCTACTTCCGGACAACAACACGCCGGTCACCTATGGAATTTTGGAGCGAGCCGTGTACGCGAAAGCGGTCGTCAAAGAGATGTTCCGGATGAATCCGATATCG TCGGTCGTGGTCACGCAAAACCAGGTGAGCTGCCGTCGGGAGGAATACTTCCGGCGACCCGACGAATTTGTGCCGGAGAGATGGCTAAAAGACAGCGTCGATTACCAGTCAGTTAGTCCGTATTTGGTCTTACCTTTTGGTCACGGACCAAGGACGTGTATAGCGAGACGTCTGTCAGAACAATTCCTGCAGGTCGTGCTCATAAAA ATTGTCAGGAACTTTGAAATGACTTGGACAGGACCAAAGTTGGACAGTAAATCTTTATTGATAAACAAACCGGACGGACCGATATCTTTAATATTCAAGACCAGAGACTga
- the LOC132921331 gene encoding uncharacterized protein LOC132921331, translating to MAPKLLWITIIHVLLWNFIFSVTESIELNGAEDLLSNNFRDRVRFTTHICDRLKNLPPPAAYNNNDEPLSDSDSDGNFENPGLVKNLRKSLNPVKRHASLRCYNLHTQENNEPNKPDPSITNEWQMKSTPVNNAFGANLQNDLLVAQKPKVVELKKIDINFHKMVHQEPLYSTVSLLQKGNLIGENPNYVPNLQLNLQDKTNKIKSLISAPQHKLVDVIPVKLLDESLQNKFVKPPLTFPSPSKFIKSPVSYSLFRPTEVHNNNDNVAVLTTDNDKQSNPSKLIPLSPHNIPNKDVYQLDSLIEKKPLLSAVPFIQINKPKPVEILDDKRVPPIAYRPTSPQYIKVPVIKPVFVPIFMQKEVSISPANEQPQTTNFGLLSQPKITKNGIAESTSQPNLFEKEVSISLPYKKPQGLIDLLSPPQYIKTSDTEIVHKPIAIEKEVSISEPNVQQKQPIIDLPPQTPIFIRTPDKDSLNPAIPGKTIVSVNAPYEQKPSIISLLSPPQVTETFNSESTSQIIPIQNEVSTPASYVQQQPLVNFSPPPPQFQQIKIQKEISIPLPYQQQKIGVPLKLVNSFNSELLSQTISQKKNSLYDQQKPIILPSPPPLIKTTTSAHANYN from the exons ATG GCACCTAAATTGTTGTGGATAACAATTATTCACGTCTTACTATGGAACTTTATATTTTCTGTAACTGAAAGTATTGAATTAAATGGAGCTGaagatttattatcaaataattttcgtGACCGAGTACGGTTTACTACACATATTTGTGATCGCTTGAAAAATTTACCACCACCAgctgcttataataataatgatgaaccTCTATCTGATTCAGATAGTGATGGTAATTTTGAAAATCCGGGCTTAGTTAAAAATTTGAGAAAATCATTAAATCCTGTAAAAAGGCATGCAAGCTTACGATGCTATAACCTTCATACACAGGAAAATAACGAACCTAATAAACCAGATCCTTCAATAACAAATGAGTGGCAAATGAAGTCGACTCCTGTAAATAATGCATTTGGTGCAAATTTGCAGAATGACTTATTAGTGGCTCAAAAACCAAAAGTTgtagaactaaaaaaaattgacattaattttcataaaatggtACATCAAGAACCATTGTATTCTACAGTATCACTTTTACAAAAAGGAAACCTTATTGGAGAAAATCCTAACTATGTCCCAAACcttcaattaaatttacaagATAAGACgaacaaaattaaatcattaatttctgCTCCACAACATAAGTTAGTCGATGTAATACCTGTTAAATTATTGGATGAAAGTCTACAAAACAAATTTGTCAAGCCACCGCTGACTTTTCCATCACcttctaaatttattaaatctcCCGTATCTTATTCATTATTCCGGCCAActgaagtacataataataatgataatgtagcAGTGTTAACGACAGATAACGATAAACAAAGTAACCCGTCAAAACTGATTCCACTTTCACCACATAATATACCGAATAAAGATGTTTATCAACTAGATTCGCTAATTGAGAAAAAACCATTATTGTCTGCTGTTCCATTCATTCAGATTAACAAGCCAAAACCTGTAGAAATATTGGATGACAAACGTGTACCACCTATCGCGTATCGACCTACATCTCCTCAGTATATAAAAGTTCCTGTCATAAAACCAGTATTTGTAccaatttttatgcaaaaagaAGTATCGATATCACCAGCAAATGAACAACCGCAGACAACCAATTTTGGTTTGTTATCACAACCTAAAATAACCAAAAACGGCATTGCTGAATCAACGTCTCAACCAAACCTATTTGAAAAAGAAGTTTCAATATCTCTGCCATATAAAAAACCACAGGGCTTAATTGATTTGTTATCGCCTCCACAATATATAAAGACTTCTGATACTGAAATAGTACATAAACCGATCGCAATCGAAAAAGAAGTATCAATATCTGAACCAAACGTACAACAAAAACAACCGATAATTGATTTGCCACCACAAACTCCGATATTTATAAGGACTCCTGACAAAGATTCATTAAACCCGGCGATACCAGGAAAAACAATAGTATCAGTAAATGCACCGTACGAGCAAAAACCATCAATAATTAGTTTGCTATCGCCTCCTCAAGTAACCGAGACATTCAACAGTGAATCAACATCTCAGATAATACCGATTCAAAATGAAGTTTCAACGCCCGCTTCGTATGTACAACAACAGCCATTAGTTAATTTTTCGCCACCACCTCCACAGtttcaacaaattaaaatacaaaaagaaaTATCAATACCATTACCATATCAACAACAAAAGATTGGTGTACCTCTAAAGCTAGTTAATTCTTTTAACTCTGAATTGTTATCTCAGAcaatttctcaaaaaaaaaattcattatatgaTCAACAAAAGCCAATCATTTTGCCATCACCTCCTCCATTAATCAAGACCACTACTTCAGCGCATGCCaactataattga
- the LOC132920591 gene encoding flexible cuticle protein 12-like: MNTTTILVLAVFVFSQWSTAAVVPTYPTEKPKTPVIAQLLRNDYIYDNSGQFSLNYQVDDGTSQTREGTLVLNDEGDDYVLIQKGSYSYISPEGIKITVTYTADKDGFKIVESTNDVPARM; encoded by the exons ATGAATACAACCACG ATTTTAGTTTTGGCGGTGTTTGTCTTCTCGCAATGGTCTACCGCTGCCGTAGTGCCTACATATCCGACGGAAAAACCAAAGACTCCTGTGATTGCGCAACTGTTGAGAAATGACTATATCTACGACAATAGCGGACAGTTCAGCCTCAA CTATCAGGTGGATGATGGGACATCACAGACTAGAGAAGGAACGTTGGTATTGAACGACGAAGGAGACGATTACGTTTTGATTCAAAAGGGCTCATACTCATACATTTCTCCCGAAGGTATCAAAATTACGGTGACGTATACAGCAGACAAGGATGGTTTCAAGATTGTCGAATCGACCAACGATGTACCCGCCAGAATGTAA